From Cannabis sativa cultivar Pink pepper isolate KNU-18-1 chromosome 8, ASM2916894v1, whole genome shotgun sequence, a single genomic window includes:
- the LOC133030465 gene encoding uncharacterized protein LOC133030465, with the protein MRAFLRAVNERVWMAIEDGWTCPTMMDNGVTKPKPMSLWTPDEMDMANFNSKAMHALFNAVSTNQLKVIVNCEMAKEAWEILRIKNEGTDAVKKSRLRALAKAFEDLSNDSYALGKTYSNAKLVRKVLGVLPRRFMSKVTSIEEMRNVEELDLDELIGSLQNYEMSSTRWKKEKKKKDVNKEKGDNSIAFIHKEEKKSIPDLSAGFSDEAVDLLTKNYAKFLKKKYKKLCSEGKENVPKRNPLGNFWHDQQPSDSKSMGIQCRECDGFGHIQAECANTLKKKKAFVATWSDSDEEKDSIATKSFDEDKQVVAFMAQSHHSVEFEDDGVSTVYEVDSNGRQNAYEEMFVQWEYMTKQIRGLNSAKEQIESEKVKLEDNVKNLNKLLDEKDNEIYKLSAELIRAKQALEFIPPGTAAINQTLQLQKPYGDRTSIGYKMLYKQGDNLGVEESITPVINLDKKADEKSSLPSTPESSDPTGKFHVPSGPTKMKLEGRRIAPENISHMERFIPVCHFCNRRGHIRPRCYKLQNYLKAMINRPKSFQKPNKTRKEGSQYEWRLRSDRELNVGLVAQVSLSAFLEGQWYLDSGCSRHMTGNKKFLVNYKEANEGAVIFGDGNKGQIIGK; encoded by the coding sequence ATGCGAGCATTCTTGAGGGCGGTGAATGAAAGAGTTTGGATGGCCATAGAAGATGGTTGGACATGCCCAACGATGATGGATAACGGTGTCACCAAACCAAAACCTATGAGCTTGTGGACTCCAGATGAGATGGACATGGCCAATTTTAATTCGAAGGCCATGCATGCTTTGTTCAATGCAGTGTCCACAAATCAATTGAAGGTCATTGTGAATTGTGAGATGGCCAAAGAGGCTTGGGAAATACTACGAATTAAAAATGAAGGAACAGATGCAGTAAAGAAATCTCGTCTTCGTGCTTTAGCAAAAGCGTTTGAAGATTTATCAAATGATTCTTATGCTTTGGGAAAGACTTATTCAAATGCAAAGCTGGTTCGTAAAGTCCTTGGAGTTCTACCTAGGAGATTTATGTCTAAAGTAACCTCCATTGAAGAAATGAGAAATGTTGAGGAACTGGATCTTGATGAACTGATTGGATCCTTGCAGAATTATGAAATGTCATCAACAAggtggaagaaagaaaaaaagaagaaggatGTGAATAAAGAAAAAGGGGACAACAGTATTGCGTTCATtcacaaagaagaaaagaagtctATCCCAGATTTGTCTGCTGGTTTCTCAGATGAAGCTGTAGATTTGCTGACCAAGAACTATGcaaaattcttgaaaaagaaGTACAAGAAACTGTGTTCTGAGGGTAAGGAAAATGTTCCCAAAAGAAATCCTCTTGGGAACTTCTGGCATGATCAGCAACCCAGTGACAGTAAAAGCATGGGCATTCAGTGTAGAGAATGTGATGGGTTCGGACACATTCAGGCCGAGTGTGCCAACACTCTCAAAAAGAAGAAAGCCTTTGTTGCCACCTGGAGCGATAGTGACGAAGAAAAAGATTCTATTGCAACCAAAAGTTTTGATGAGGATAAACAGGTAGTGGCTTTCATGGCTCAAAGTCATCATTCTGTTGAATTTGAGGATGATGGAGTCTCCACTGTGTATGAAGTCGACAGCAATGGAAGACAAAATGCATATGAAGAGATGTTTGTTCAGTGGGAATATATGACCAAGCAGATTAGAGGTCTGAATAGTGCCAAGGAGCAGATAGAGTCTGAAAAAGTCAAGCTGGAGGACAATGTAAAGAATCTCAACAAACTTCTTGATGAGAAGGACAATGAGATCTACAAGCTTTCAGCTGAACTCATAAGAGCTAAACAGGCTTTAGAGTTTATCCCTCCAGGAACGGCTGCCATCAATCAAactcttcaacttcaaaaaccTTATGGTGATCGAACCTCTATCGGATACAAGATGTTGTATAAGCAAGGAGATAACTTGGGGGTAGAAGAGTCCATTACACCAGTGATCAACCTGGACAAAAAGGCTGATGAGAAATCATCACTTCCCTCGACACCTGAGTCCTCAGACCCCACTGGAAAATTCCATGTTCCATCTGGACCTACCAAGATGAAGTTAGAAGGAAGAAGAATTGCCCCGGAGAATATATCTCacatggagagattcatcccAGTGTGTCACTTCTGTAACAGGAGGGGTCATATTCGACCCAGATGCTATAAGTTGCAGAACTACTTGAAAGCTATGATCAATCGACCTAAGAGTTTTCAAAAACCCAATAAAACTCGAAAGGAAGGATCTCAATATGAGTGGAGATTGAGGTCTGATCGTGAATTGAATGTTGGGTTGGTAGCTCAAGTTTCATTGTCTGCATTTCTGGAAGGACAGTGGTACTTGGATAGTGGTTGCTCTCGACACATGACTGGCAACAAGAAATTTTTAGTCAATTACAAAGAAGCAAATGAGGGGGCTGTCATTTTTGGTGATGGAAATAAGGGCCAGATTATTGGAAAATGA